A genomic window from Streptomyces sp. NBC_00234 includes:
- a CDS encoding ABC transporter ATP-binding protein translates to MATTTLTKAEDRAAVEHAARISHVSKSFAGPTGQQLVLDDITLDVAPGEFVTLLGASGCGKSTLLNLVAGLDRPTAGSIETPGGRPALMFQEHALFPWLTAGKNIELALRLRGVPKQDRRAEAERLLELVRLGGAFGKRVHELSGGMRQRVAMARALAQDSQLLLMDEPFAALDAITRDVLHDELTRIWRETNASVLFVTHNVREAVRLAQRVVLLSSRPGRIAREWTVDIEQPRRIEDTAVAELSVEITEELRGEIRRHGQH, encoded by the coding sequence ATGGCGACCACCACCCTCACCAAGGCCGAGGACCGTGCAGCGGTCGAGCACGCCGCTCGTATCTCGCACGTCTCGAAGTCCTTCGCCGGACCCACGGGTCAGCAGCTCGTCCTGGACGACATCACGCTCGATGTCGCTCCCGGCGAGTTCGTCACCCTCCTGGGAGCCTCCGGGTGCGGAAAGTCGACTCTGCTCAACCTGGTGGCCGGACTCGACCGCCCGACCGCGGGGTCCATCGAGACCCCCGGCGGGCGGCCGGCCCTGATGTTCCAGGAGCACGCCCTCTTCCCGTGGCTGACCGCGGGCAAGAACATCGAACTCGCCCTGCGGCTGCGCGGGGTGCCGAAGCAGGACCGTCGCGCGGAGGCCGAGCGGCTGCTCGAACTCGTGCGGCTGGGCGGGGCGTTCGGCAAGCGGGTCCATGAACTCTCCGGCGGTATGCGCCAGCGCGTGGCGATGGCCCGCGCGCTCGCCCAGGACAGCCAACTGCTTCTGATGGACGAGCCGTTCGCCGCGCTCGACGCCATCACCCGCGACGTGCTGCACGACGAACTGACCCGGATCTGGCGCGAGACGAACGCCTCGGTCCTCTTCGTCACCCACAACGTGCGGGAGGCGGTGCGGCTCGCCCAGCGGGTCGTGCTGCTGTCGTCCCGGCCGGGCCGGATCGCCCGGGAGTGGACGGTCGACATCGAGCAGCCGCGCCGCATCGAGGACACCGCGGTGGCGGAGCTCTCCGTCGAGATCACCGAAGAACTGCGTGGGGAGATCCGCCGACATGGCCAGCACTGA
- a CDS encoding GNAT family N-acetyltransferase, with translation MSTPSRPDTATAPVTIWSLEQTSPADLRPSAAPDGDVRVVRSERPLPEFSRFLYTAVGGDIQWTDRLGMSYAQWQDALDRPGAETWVAYENGTPAGYVELDPQDDGVVEIMYFGLIPAFRGRRIGGHLLSVGVARAWDLAERWQERTPTKRVWLHTCSKDGPHAMDNYLRRGFRLFDTRIEQEAEVETPGPWPGAHTA, from the coding sequence ATGAGCACCCCCTCGCGCCCCGACACCGCCACCGCCCCGGTGACCATCTGGTCCCTGGAGCAGACCTCGCCCGCCGACCTGCGGCCCTCCGCCGCCCCCGACGGCGATGTGCGGGTCGTACGCTCCGAGAGGCCGCTGCCCGAGTTCAGCCGCTTCCTCTACACGGCGGTCGGCGGCGACATCCAGTGGACCGACCGGCTCGGGATGTCGTACGCGCAGTGGCAGGACGCCCTGGACCGGCCCGGGGCCGAGACCTGGGTGGCGTACGAGAACGGCACCCCGGCCGGTTACGTGGAGCTCGACCCGCAGGACGACGGCGTCGTGGAGATCATGTACTTCGGCCTGATCCCGGCTTTCCGGGGACGGCGGATCGGCGGGCACCTCCTCTCGGTCGGCGTGGCACGCGCCTGGGACCTGGCCGAGCGCTGGCAGGAGCGGACGCCGACGAAGCGGGTGTGGCTCCACACCTGCTCCAAGGACGGCCCGCACGCCATGGACAACTACCTGCGCCGCGGTTTCCGGCTCTTCGACACCCGGATCGAGCAGGAGGCGGAGGTCGAGACGCCCGGCCCCTGGCCCGGGGCGCACACCGCCTGA
- a CDS encoding nitrite/sulfite reductase, which produces MAATPEQPATTAPRRKAGRHRGEGQWAMGHFTPLNGNEQFKKDDDSLNVRTRIETIYSKRGFDSIDPNDLRGRMRWWGLYTQRKPGIDGGKTAILEPEELDDRYFMLRVRIDGGRLTTAQLRVIGEISQEYARGTADITDRQNVQLHWIRIEDVPAIWEKLEAVGLSTTEACGDCPRVIIGSPVAGIAADEIIDGTPAVDEIHDRYIGSPEFSNLPRKFKTAISGSPVQDVVHEINDIAFVGVDHPEHGPGFDVWVGGGLSTNPRLAERLGTWVPLDEVPDVWAGVVGIFRDYGYRRLRTRARLKFLMADWGPAKFRQVLEDEYLKRPLLDGPPPAQPSSRWRDHIGVHQQSDGRFYVGFAPRVGRVDGSTLAKIADLAAAHGSDRLRTTVEQKMIILDVTEDRVESLVSGLEALDFQVRPSPFRRGTMACTGIEFCKLAIVETKARGASLIDELERRMPDFEEPLTININGCPNACARIQTADIGLKGQLMLDDEGNQVEGYQVHLGGALGLEAGFGRKVRGLKVTSAELPDYVERVLGRFQEEREDDERFATWAARASAESLS; this is translated from the coding sequence ATGGCCGCCACCCCGGAACAGCCTGCGACCACCGCGCCCCGCCGCAAGGCCGGACGCCACCGTGGCGAGGGCCAGTGGGCGATGGGGCACTTCACCCCGCTCAACGGGAACGAGCAGTTCAAGAAGGACGACGACAGTCTCAACGTGCGGACACGTATTGAGACGATCTACTCCAAGCGCGGCTTCGACTCGATCGACCCCAACGACCTGCGTGGACGGATGCGCTGGTGGGGCCTCTACACCCAGCGCAAGCCCGGCATCGACGGCGGCAAGACCGCGATCCTGGAGCCGGAGGAGCTGGACGACCGCTACTTCATGCTCCGCGTCCGCATCGACGGCGGCCGGCTGACCACCGCACAGCTCCGCGTCATCGGTGAGATCTCGCAGGAGTACGCGCGGGGCACCGCCGACATCACCGACCGGCAGAACGTCCAGCTGCACTGGATCCGCATCGAGGACGTTCCGGCGATCTGGGAGAAGCTGGAGGCCGTCGGGCTCTCCACCACCGAGGCGTGCGGTGACTGCCCCCGCGTGATCATCGGTTCCCCGGTGGCGGGTATCGCGGCGGACGAGATCATCGACGGCACCCCGGCGGTCGACGAGATCCACGACCGCTACATCGGCAGCCCCGAATTCTCCAACCTGCCCCGCAAGTTCAAGACCGCCATCTCCGGCTCGCCGGTGCAGGACGTGGTCCACGAGATCAACGACATCGCGTTCGTCGGTGTCGACCACCCCGAGCACGGCCCCGGTTTCGACGTCTGGGTCGGCGGCGGGCTCTCCACCAACCCGCGGCTCGCGGAGCGGCTCGGCACCTGGGTGCCGCTCGACGAGGTCCCGGACGTCTGGGCCGGAGTCGTCGGCATCTTCCGCGACTACGGCTACCGCCGGCTGCGGACCCGCGCCCGCCTGAAGTTCCTGATGGCCGACTGGGGTCCCGCCAAGTTCCGCCAGGTGCTGGAGGACGAGTACCTCAAGCGCCCGCTGCTCGACGGACCGCCGCCCGCCCAGCCCTCCTCCCGCTGGCGCGACCACATCGGCGTCCACCAGCAGAGCGACGGCCGGTTCTACGTCGGCTTCGCCCCGCGCGTCGGCCGCGTGGACGGCTCCACCCTGGCCAAGATCGCCGACCTCGCCGCGGCGCACGGCTCGGACCGGCTCCGTACCACCGTCGAGCAGAAGATGATCATCCTCGACGTGACGGAGGACCGGGTCGAGTCGCTGGTCTCCGGTCTGGAGGCGCTCGACTTCCAGGTCAGGCCGTCGCCGTTCCGGCGCGGCACCATGGCCTGCACCGGGATCGAGTTCTGCAAGCTGGCCATCGTCGAGACGAAGGCGCGCGGCGCCTCGCTCATCGACGAACTGGAGCGCCGCATGCCGGACTTCGAGGAGCCGCTGACGATCAACATCAACGGCTGCCCCAACGCCTGCGCCCGTATCCAGACGGCCGACATCGGTCTCAAGGGCCAGCTCATGCTCGACGACGAGGGCAACCAGGTCGAGGGCTACCAGGTGCACCTCGGCGGCGCACTGGGCCTGGAGGCCGGCTTCGGCCGCAAGGTCCGTGGCCTCAAGGTCACTTCGGCCGAACTGCCCGACTACGTCGAGCGCGTGCTGGGCCGTTTCCAGGAGGAGCGCGAGGACGACGAGCGCTTCGCGACCTGGGCCGCCCGCGCCAGCGCGGAGTCGCTGTCATGA
- a CDS encoding sulfate adenylyltransferase subunit 1: MTTPTQQAAEVSTTTLLRFATAGSVDDGKSTLVGRLLHDSKSVLTDQLEAVEHASRSRGQEAPDLALLTDGLRAEREQGITIDVAYRYFATPARRFILADTPGHVQYTRNMVTGASTAELAVVLVDARNGVVEQTRRHAAVAALLRVPHVVLAVNKMDLVAYAEPVFAAIAKEFTAYAASLGVPEITAIPISALAGDNVVEPSANMDWYGGPTVLEHLETVPVSHDLTACHARFPVQYVIRPQTAEHPDYRGYAGQIAAGAFRVGESVTVLPSGRTSTIAGIDALGESVDVAWAPQSVTIRLADDIDVSRGDLLAPADDAPAVTQDVEATVCHVADQPLSVGQRVLLKHTTRTVKAIVKDIPSRLTLDDLSQHPAPGQLVANDIGRVVVRTAEPLALDSYADSRRTGSFLLIDPADGTTLSAGMAGASFAEVAGSVQDETPAGDDAGWDF, encoded by the coding sequence ATGACCACACCCACCCAGCAGGCCGCCGAGGTGTCGACCACCACGCTGCTTCGCTTCGCCACCGCGGGCTCGGTCGACGACGGCAAGTCCACCCTCGTGGGACGGCTGCTGCACGACTCCAAGTCGGTCCTCACCGACCAGCTGGAGGCCGTCGAGCACGCCTCGCGCAGCCGTGGCCAGGAGGCGCCCGACCTGGCGCTGCTGACCGACGGACTGCGGGCCGAGCGCGAGCAGGGCATCACCATCGATGTCGCCTACCGCTACTTCGCCACGCCGGCCCGCCGGTTCATCCTCGCCGACACACCGGGCCATGTGCAGTACACCCGCAACATGGTGACCGGGGCCTCGACGGCCGAGCTGGCCGTGGTCCTCGTCGACGCCCGCAACGGTGTCGTCGAACAGACCCGCCGGCACGCCGCCGTCGCCGCGCTGCTGCGCGTCCCGCACGTGGTCCTGGCCGTCAACAAGATGGACCTGGTCGCGTACGCGGAGCCCGTGTTCGCCGCCATAGCCAAGGAGTTCACCGCGTACGCGGCGTCCCTCGGCGTCCCGGAGATCACCGCGATCCCGATCTCGGCACTCGCCGGTGACAACGTCGTGGAGCCCTCGGCCAACATGGACTGGTACGGCGGCCCGACCGTGCTGGAACACCTGGAGACGGTGCCGGTCAGCCACGACCTCACCGCCTGCCACGCCCGGTTCCCCGTGCAGTACGTCATCCGTCCGCAGACCGCCGAGCACCCCGACTACCGCGGCTACGCGGGCCAGATCGCCGCGGGAGCCTTCCGCGTCGGCGAGTCCGTCACCGTCCTTCCCTCGGGCCGCACCTCGACGATCGCGGGGATCGACGCGCTCGGTGAGAGCGTCGACGTCGCGTGGGCACCGCAGTCCGTCACCATCCGGCTGGCCGACGACATCGACGTCTCGCGCGGCGACCTGCTCGCCCCCGCCGACGACGCGCCCGCGGTCACCCAGGACGTCGAGGCGACGGTCTGCCACGTGGCCGACCAGCCGCTCTCGGTGGGCCAGCGGGTGCTGCTCAAGCACACCACCCGGACGGTCAAGGCGATCGTCAAGGACATCCCGTCCCGCCTGACCCTCGACGACCTCTCCCAGCACCCCGCGCCGGGGCAGCTGGTCGCCAACGACATCGGCCGGGTCGTCGTGCGCACCGCGGAACCGCTCGCGCTCGACTCGTACGCGGACTCCCGCCGTACCGGGTCGTTCCTGCTGATCGACCCCGCGGACGGCACCACGCTCTCCGCCGGCATGGCGGGCGCCTCGTTCGCCGAGGTCGCCGGGTCCGTCCAGGACGAGACCCCGGCGGGCGACGACGCCGGATGGGACTTCTGA
- a CDS encoding sirohydrochlorin chelatase, which produces MPSPVLLVVAHGSRDPRHAATVHALTERVRALRPGLRVETGFLEFNAPSVPRVLERLAAEGAQDVVTLPLLLTRAFHAKTDIPSVLREARTRLPRLRVRQAEVLGPSPLLNAALEQRLYEAGVSPGDKGSTGLVLASAGSTDPEAIAVIAEIARELRHTGWCAVRPAFASASLPRTADAVRALRADGVRRVAVAPYVIAPGRLPDRIAAGAAEAGADVLAGVLGAAPELARLLVDRYDAARSERRTALSA; this is translated from the coding sequence ATGCCGTCCCCCGTCCTCCTCGTCGTCGCCCACGGCAGCCGCGATCCGCGGCACGCGGCGACCGTGCACGCGCTCACCGAGCGGGTACGGGCGCTGCGGCCGGGGCTGCGCGTGGAAACGGGCTTCCTGGAGTTCAACGCGCCCTCGGTGCCCCGGGTGCTGGAACGCCTGGCCGCCGAGGGTGCGCAGGACGTCGTCACCCTGCCCCTGCTCCTCACCCGGGCCTTCCACGCCAAGACCGACATCCCGTCGGTGCTGCGCGAGGCCCGGACACGTCTGCCGCGGCTGCGCGTCCGGCAGGCCGAGGTCCTTGGCCCTTCGCCGCTCCTGAACGCGGCGCTGGAACAGCGGTTGTACGAGGCCGGGGTCTCCCCCGGCGACAAGGGCTCGACCGGGCTCGTCCTGGCCTCGGCGGGCTCCACGGACCCGGAGGCGATCGCAGTGATCGCTGAAATCGCGCGGGAGCTGCGGCACACCGGTTGGTGCGCCGTGCGGCCTGCGTTCGCCTCCGCATCTCTTCCCCGCACCGCTGACGCGGTGCGGGCCCTTCGGGCCGACGGGGTGCGCCGCGTCGCGGTCGCCCCGTACGTCATCGCGCCCGGCCGTCTGCCGGACCGGATCGCCGCGGGTGCGGCGGAGGCCGGCGCGGATGTGCTCGCCGGAGTCCTGGGCGCCGCGCCGGAACTGGCCCGGCTGCTGGTGGACCGCTACGACGCGGCGCGGTCCGAACGGCGGACGGCGCTCAGCGCCTGA
- a CDS encoding ABC transporter ATP-binding protein, protein MSDAEPDLRAEGLHLGYDGRPVVTDLDLAVPPGRVTAIVGANACGKSTLLRALARLLAPREGAVRLDGRALHSIPTRELAQQLGILPQSPVAPEGLTVIDLVNRGRSPHQTWWRQWTKADEQAVHDALEATGTTDLADRAVDELSGGQRQRAWIAMAVAQGTPVLLLDEPTTYLDLAHQIDVLDLVTDLNRREGRTVVMVLHDLNQACRYADHVIAMKAGRIVAEGAPEDVITAATVEDVFGLRCQVTADPVSGTPLVIPVGRHHTPAKA, encoded by the coding sequence ATGTCCGACGCCGAACCCGACCTCCGGGCCGAGGGCCTGCACCTGGGCTACGACGGCCGTCCCGTCGTCACGGACCTCGACCTGGCCGTGCCGCCGGGCCGGGTCACCGCGATCGTCGGCGCCAACGCCTGCGGCAAGTCCACCCTGCTCAGGGCGCTGGCCCGGCTGCTGGCCCCGCGCGAAGGAGCCGTCCGGCTGGACGGCCGCGCGCTGCACTCCATCCCCACCCGGGAACTCGCCCAGCAGCTCGGCATCCTCCCGCAGTCACCCGTCGCCCCCGAGGGCCTGACCGTCATCGACCTGGTCAACCGGGGACGTTCGCCGCACCAGACCTGGTGGCGGCAGTGGACCAAGGCCGACGAGCAGGCGGTGCACGACGCCCTGGAGGCCACCGGCACCACCGACCTGGCCGACCGCGCCGTCGACGAACTCTCCGGCGGACAGCGCCAGCGGGCCTGGATCGCGATGGCCGTCGCCCAGGGCACCCCGGTCCTGCTCCTCGACGAGCCGACGACCTATCTCGACCTGGCCCACCAGATCGACGTGCTGGACCTGGTCACCGACCTCAACCGCCGCGAGGGCCGCACCGTCGTGATGGTGCTGCACGACCTCAACCAGGCGTGCCGGTACGCGGATCACGTCATCGCCATGAAGGCGGGCCGCATCGTGGCCGAGGGAGCACCCGAGGACGTCATCACGGCCGCGACGGTGGAGGACGTCTTCGGACTGCGCTGCCAGGTCACCGCGGACCCGGTGAGCGGCACCCCGCTCGTCATCCCGGTCGGCCGGCACCACACCCCAGCAAAGGCATAG
- a CDS encoding aliphatic sulfonate ABC transporter substrate-binding protein: MSAPRSTVRRSLAAAAALPLLAVVLTACGYGSDAKDDDSKKSNVSADGKKLSADSVKIGYFPNLTHATALVGIQEGLIAKELGGTEVKPSTFNAGPSEIEALNAGAIDIGFIGPSPSINGFSKSEGKSLRIVGGSASGGVKLVVDPKKIKTLDDLKGKKIATPQLGNTQDVAFLNWISEKGWKVDAQSGKGDVSVVRSDNKVTPDAFKAGSLDGAWVPEPTASKLVAEGGKVLLDESTLWPGNKFVITNIIVSQKFLSEHPDVVEAVLRGSVNTNAWINANPDKAKASANAALKELSGKELAPEVIDPAWKSIQFTDDPLAATLGAQADHAVKAGLLEETDLTGIYDLGPLNKILKAAGKPEVSDAGLGVK, from the coding sequence GTGTCTGCCCCACGTTCCACCGTTCGCCGCAGCCTCGCAGCTGCCGCCGCTCTGCCGCTGCTCGCCGTGGTACTCACGGCCTGCGGTTACGGCTCCGACGCCAAGGACGACGACTCCAAGAAGTCGAACGTCTCCGCCGACGGCAAGAAGCTCTCCGCGGACAGCGTGAAGATCGGCTACTTCCCGAACCTCACGCACGCCACCGCCCTGGTCGGTATCCAGGAGGGCCTGATCGCCAAGGAGCTCGGCGGCACCGAGGTGAAGCCCTCGACGTTCAACGCGGGGCCCTCCGAGATCGAGGCCCTCAACGCGGGCGCGATCGACATCGGCTTCATCGGCCCCTCGCCCTCCATCAACGGCTTCTCGAAGTCCGAGGGCAAGAGCCTGCGGATCGTCGGCGGTTCGGCCTCCGGCGGCGTCAAGCTGGTCGTCGACCCGAAGAAGATCAAGACCCTGGACGACCTCAAGGGCAAGAAGATCGCCACTCCTCAGCTCGGCAACACCCAGGACGTGGCGTTCCTCAACTGGATCTCCGAGAAGGGCTGGAAGGTCGACGCCCAGAGCGGCAAGGGCGACGTCTCCGTGGTCCGTTCGGACAACAAGGTGACGCCGGACGCCTTCAAGGCCGGTTCCCTGGACGGCGCCTGGGTGCCCGAGCCGACCGCGTCCAAGCTGGTCGCCGAGGGAGGCAAGGTCCTCCTCGACGAGTCCACGCTGTGGCCCGGCAACAAGTTCGTGATCACGAACATCATCGTGTCGCAGAAGTTCCTCTCCGAGCACCCCGACGTCGTCGAGGCGGTGCTGCGCGGTTCGGTGAACACCAACGCGTGGATCAACGCCAACCCGGACAAGGCGAAGGCGTCGGCCAACGCCGCGCTCAAGGAGCTCAGCGGCAAGGAGCTGGCTCCCGAGGTCATCGACCCGGCGTGGAAGTCCATCCAGTTCACGGACGACCCGCTGGCCGCCACGCTCGGCGCGCAGGCCGACCACGCGGTGAAGGCCGGTCTCCTGGAGGAGACGGACCTGACGGGCATCTACGACCTCGGTCCGCTGAACAAGATCCTGAAGGCCGCGGGCAAGCCCGAGGTCAGCGACGCCGGTCTCGGCGTCAAGTAG
- the cysC gene encoding adenylyl-sulfate kinase, whose amino-acid sequence MTTDQETSMSVTETGATVWLTGLPSAGKTTIAYELAGRLRGDGHKVEVLDGDEIREFLSAGLGFSREDRHTNVQRIGFVAELLAANGVKVLVPVIAPYADSRDAVRKRHRTEGTAYLEVHVATPVEVCSERDVKGLYAKQAAGEISGLTGVDDPYEAPESPDLRIESHQQTVQESASALRALLTERGLA is encoded by the coding sequence ATGACAACGGATCAGGAGACTTCGATGAGCGTGACGGAGACAGGGGCCACCGTCTGGCTGACCGGTCTGCCGAGCGCGGGCAAGACGACCATCGCGTACGAGCTGGCGGGCCGGCTGCGCGGTGACGGGCACAAGGTGGAGGTGCTCGACGGCGACGAGATCCGGGAGTTCCTCTCCGCGGGCCTCGGCTTCTCCCGCGAGGACCGCCACACCAACGTCCAGCGGATCGGCTTCGTCGCCGAACTGCTGGCGGCGAACGGCGTGAAGGTGCTCGTCCCGGTGATCGCGCCGTACGCGGACAGCCGCGACGCGGTCCGCAAGCGCCACCGGACCGAGGGCACCGCCTACCTGGAGGTGCACGTCGCCACCCCCGTCGAGGTGTGCTCCGAGCGGGACGTGAAGGGGCTGTACGCCAAGCAGGCAGCGGGCGAGATCAGTGGTCTCACCGGGGTCGACGACCCCTACGAGGCACCCGAGTCGCCCGATCTGCGGATCGAGTCGCACCAGCAGACCGTGCAGGAGTCCGCAAGCGCGCTGCGCGCGCTGCTCACCGAGAGGGGCCTGGCGTGA
- the cysD gene encoding sulfate adenylyltransferase subunit CysD yields MTTVATVPEGTVHPYALSHLDSLESEAVHIFREVAGEFERPVILFSGGKDSILMLHLALKAFAPAPVPFTLLHVDTGHNFPEVLEYRDRTVEKHGLRLHVASVQEYIDAGKLRERPDGTRNPLQTVPLTEAIQQLRFDAVFGGGRRDEEKARAKERVFSLRDEFSQWDPRRQRPELWQLYNGRHAPGEHVRVFPISNWTELDVWQYIEREGIELPGIYFAHEREVFSRSGMWLTAGEWGGPKDHETVETRLVRYRTVGDMSCTGAVDSDATTLDAVITEIAASRLTERGATRADDKMSEAAMEDRKREGYF; encoded by the coding sequence GTGACGACCGTCGCCACCGTGCCGGAAGGCACCGTCCATCCTTACGCGCTCAGCCACCTGGACTCCCTGGAGTCCGAGGCCGTGCACATCTTCCGCGAGGTGGCGGGAGAGTTCGAGCGGCCGGTGATCCTGTTCTCCGGCGGCAAGGACTCGATCCTGATGCTGCACCTGGCGCTCAAGGCGTTCGCGCCCGCGCCGGTGCCGTTCACGCTGCTGCACGTCGACACGGGGCACAACTTCCCCGAGGTCCTGGAGTACCGGGACCGCACCGTCGAGAAGCACGGGCTGCGGCTGCACGTCGCCTCCGTACAGGAGTACATCGACGCCGGGAAGCTCCGCGAGCGCCCCGACGGCACGCGCAACCCGCTCCAGACGGTGCCGCTGACCGAAGCCATCCAGCAGCTCCGCTTCGACGCGGTGTTCGGCGGCGGGCGCCGCGACGAGGAGAAGGCGCGCGCCAAGGAGCGGGTCTTCTCGCTGCGCGACGAGTTCTCGCAATGGGACCCCCGCCGGCAGCGCCCCGAGCTGTGGCAGCTCTACAACGGCCGCCACGCGCCCGGTGAGCACGTGCGGGTCTTCCCGATCTCGAACTGGACCGAGCTCGACGTCTGGCAGTACATCGAGCGCGAGGGCATCGAGCTCCCCGGGATCTACTTCGCCCACGAGCGCGAGGTCTTCAGCCGCTCCGGGATGTGGCTGACGGCGGGCGAGTGGGGCGGCCCCAAGGACCACGAGACGGTCGAGACCCGGCTGGTGCGCTACCGCACCGTCGGCGACATGTCCTGCACCGGCGCCGTCGACTCCGACGCCACCACGCTGGACGCCGTGATCACCGAGATCGCCGCCTCCCGTCTCACCGAGCGGGGCGCGACGCGCGCCGACGACAAGATGTCCGAGGCCGCGATGGAAGACCGCAAGCGCGAGGGGTACTTCTAA
- a CDS encoding ABC transporter permease, which yields MASTDIKTDDLAGLEAGLDALDAVQVRRTPVREVLVGKVLPPLLAVVLVVAVWQLLVTAQVTEDYKLPPPSAVWDSAVDMWLQGTLLEVIWTSVSRGLLGFLLAVALGTPLGLLVARVKFVRSAIGPILSGLQSLPSVAWVAPAVIWLGLNDKMMYAVILLGAVPSIANGLVSGVDQVPPLFLRAGRTLGATGLRGTWHIVLPAALPGYLAGLKQGWAFSWRSLMAAEIIASSPDLGLGLGQLLENGRNNFDMPGIFLSILLILFVGIAIDLLIFSPLERWVLRSRGLLVKG from the coding sequence ATGGCCAGCACTGACATCAAGACCGACGATCTGGCCGGTCTCGAAGCCGGACTCGACGCCCTGGACGCCGTGCAGGTGCGGCGGACCCCGGTGCGCGAGGTCCTGGTCGGCAAGGTCCTGCCGCCGCTGCTCGCGGTGGTGCTGGTGGTGGCGGTCTGGCAGCTGCTGGTCACCGCGCAGGTCACCGAGGACTACAAGCTGCCGCCGCCGTCCGCCGTCTGGGACAGCGCGGTCGACATGTGGCTCCAGGGGACGCTGCTGGAGGTCATCTGGACCAGCGTCTCGCGCGGCCTGCTCGGATTCCTGCTGGCCGTCGCCCTGGGTACGCCGCTGGGTCTGCTGGTGGCCCGGGTGAAGTTCGTCCGGTCCGCCATCGGCCCGATCCTGTCCGGGCTCCAGTCCCTGCCCTCGGTGGCCTGGGTGGCGCCGGCCGTGATCTGGCTCGGGCTCAACGACAAGATGATGTACGCGGTGATCCTGCTGGGCGCGGTCCCCTCGATCGCCAACGGCCTGGTCTCCGGTGTCGACCAGGTGCCGCCGCTGTTCCTCAGGGCCGGCCGCACCCTCGGTGCGACCGGGCTGCGCGGCACCTGGCACATCGTCCTGCCGGCGGCTCTGCCCGGTTACCTGGCGGGCCTCAAGCAGGGCTGGGCCTTCTCCTGGCGTTCCCTGATGGCAGCGGAGATCATCGCCTCCTCCCCCGATCTCGGCCTGGGGCTGGGGCAGTTGCTGGAGAACGGCCGCAACAACTTCGACATGCCGGGGATCTTCCTCTCGATCCTCCTCATCCTGTTCGTCGGCATCGCGATCGACCTGTTGATCTTCAGTCCGCTGGAGCGGTGGGTCCTGCGCAGCCGCGGCCTCCTCGTGAAGGGCTGA
- a CDS encoding putative leader peptide — MSGTGIALVSRRHVDLGRMSSAICPAS, encoded by the coding sequence ATGTCTGGAACTGGAATTGCCTTGGTGAGTCGGCGGCACGTCGACCTCGGCCGCATGTCCAGCGCCATCTGTCCGGCGAGCTGA
- a CDS encoding phosphoadenylyl-sulfate reductase has product MTGTLQAGELTDEALRELAEQAGRDLENASATDILKWATDTFGTRFCVTSSMEDAVVAHLASRVAPGVDVVFLDTGYHFPETIGTRDAVDAVMDVNVITLTPRQTVAEQDAEYGPKLHDRDPDLCCALRKVKPLEDGLTSYTAWATGLRRDESPTRANTPVVGWDEKRRKVKISPIASWTQDDVDAYVAEHGVLTNPLLMDGYASVGCAPCTRRVLEGEDARAGRWAGRGKTECGLHG; this is encoded by the coding sequence ATGACGGGCACTCTGCAAGCCGGCGAGCTCACCGACGAGGCCCTGAGGGAACTGGCCGAACAGGCGGGACGGGACCTGGAGAACGCCTCCGCGACCGACATCCTGAAGTGGGCGACCGACACGTTCGGGACGCGGTTCTGCGTCACGTCCTCGATGGAGGACGCGGTGGTCGCGCATCTCGCCTCGCGCGTCGCCCCCGGTGTGGACGTGGTGTTCCTCGACACCGGCTACCACTTCCCCGAGACCATCGGCACCCGGGACGCGGTGGACGCGGTGATGGACGTGAACGTCATCACGCTCACCCCGCGGCAGACCGTGGCCGAGCAGGACGCCGAGTACGGGCCGAAGTTGCACGACCGCGACCCCGACCTCTGCTGCGCCCTGCGGAAGGTCAAGCCCCTTGAGGACGGCCTGACTTCGTACACCGCGTGGGCGACCGGCCTGCGGCGGGACGAATCACCGACCCGGGCGAACACACCGGTGGTGGGCTGGGACGAGAAGCGGCGCAAGGTCAAGATCTCGCCAATCGCCTCTTGGACGCAGGACGACGTGGATGCCTATGTTGCCGAACACGGCGTGCTGACCAACCCGCTCCTGATGGACGGATACGCCTCCGTGGGCTGCGCGCCCTGCACCCGGCGGGTGCTGGAGGGCGAGGACGCACGGGCCGGCCGGTGGGCCGGGCGGGGCAAGACCGAGTGCGGGCTGCACGGCTGA